Proteins from a genomic interval of Physeter macrocephalus isolate SW-GA chromosome 21, ASM283717v5, whole genome shotgun sequence:
- the PNCK gene encoding calcium/calmodulin-dependent protein kinase type 1B isoform X2 — MLLLKKQTEDISSVYEIREKLGSGAFSEVVLAQERGSSHLVALKCIPKKALRGKEALVENEIAVLRRVSHPNIVALEDVHESPSHLYLAMELVTGGELFDRIMERGSYTEKDASHLVGQVLGAVSYLHSLGIVHRDLKPENLLYATPFEDSKIMVSDFGLSKIQAGNMLGTACGTPGYVAPELLEQKPYGKAVDVWALGVISYILQILRASYEFDSPFWDDISESAKDFIRHLLERDPQKRFTCQQALQHLWISGDTAFDKDILGSVSEQIQKNFARTHWKRAFNATSFLRHIRKLGQSPEGEDASGRRVMSHSQPGLHTGQPPKW, encoded by the exons ATGCTGCTGCTCAAGAAACAGACGGAGGACATCAGCAGCGTCTATGAGATCCGGGAGAAGCTCGGCTC GGGCGCTTTCTCCGAGGTGGTGCTGGCCCAGGAGCGGGGCTCCTCACACCTTGTCGCCCTCAAGTGCATCCCCAAGAAGGCCCTTCGAGGCAAGGAGGCCCTGGTGGAGAACGAGATCGCGGTGCTCCGCAG GGTCAGCCACCCCAACATCGTGGCTCTGGAGGACGTCCACGAGAGCCCTTCCCACCTCTATCTGGCAATGGAGCT GGTGACGGGGGGCGAGCTGTTCGATCGCATCATGGAGCGCGGCTCCTACACGGAGAAGGACGCCAGCCACCTGGTCGGCCAGGTCCTTGGTGCCGTCTCCTACCTGCACAGCCTGGGCATCGTGCACCGAGACCTCAAG CCTGAAAACCTCCTCTACGCCACGCCCTTCGAGGACTCCAAGATCATGGTCTCTGACTTTGGCCTCTCCAAAATCCAGGCTGGCAACATGCTAGGCACCGCCTGTGGGACCCCGGGCTATGTGG CCCCGGAGCTCTTGGAGCAGAAACCCTACGGGAAGGCCGTAGATGTGTGGGCCCTGGGTGTCATCTCCTACATCCT CCAGATCCTGAGGGCCAGCTACGAGTTTGACTCTCCCTTTTGGGATGACATCTCAGAATCAG CCAAAGACTTCATCCGGCACCTTCTGGAGCGAGATCCCCAGAAAAGGTTCACCTGCCAGCAGGCCTTACAGCATCTTTG GATCTCCGGGGATACAGCGTTTGACAAGGACATCCTGGGCTCAGTCAGTGAGCAGATCCAGAAGAATTTTGCCCGGACCCACTGGAAG CGAGCGTTCAATGCCACCTCCTTCCTGCGCCACATCCGGAAGCTGGGGCAGAGCCCGGAGGGCGAGGACGCCTCGGGACGGAGGGTGATGAGCCACAGCCAGCCGGGCCTCCACACCGGCCAGCCCCCCAAGTGGTGA
- the PNCK gene encoding calcium/calmodulin-dependent protein kinase type 1B isoform X1: MLLLKKQTEDISSVYEIREKLGSGAFSEVVLAQERGSSHLVALKCIPKKALRGKEALVENEIAVLRRVSHPNIVALEDVHESPSHLYLAMELVTGGELFDRIMERGSYTEKDASHLVGQVLGAVSYLHSLGIVHRDLKPENLLYATPFEDSKIMVSDFGLSKIQAGNMLGTACGTPGYVAPELLEQKPYGKAVDVWALGVISYILLCGYPPFYDESDPELFSQILRASYEFDSPFWDDISESAKDFIRHLLERDPQKRFTCQQALQHLWISGDTAFDKDILGSVSEQIQKNFARTHWKRAFNATSFLRHIRKLGQSPEGEDASGRRVMSHSQPGLHTGQPPKW; this comes from the exons ATGCTGCTGCTCAAGAAACAGACGGAGGACATCAGCAGCGTCTATGAGATCCGGGAGAAGCTCGGCTC GGGCGCTTTCTCCGAGGTGGTGCTGGCCCAGGAGCGGGGCTCCTCACACCTTGTCGCCCTCAAGTGCATCCCCAAGAAGGCCCTTCGAGGCAAGGAGGCCCTGGTGGAGAACGAGATCGCGGTGCTCCGCAG GGTCAGCCACCCCAACATCGTGGCTCTGGAGGACGTCCACGAGAGCCCTTCCCACCTCTATCTGGCAATGGAGCT GGTGACGGGGGGCGAGCTGTTCGATCGCATCATGGAGCGCGGCTCCTACACGGAGAAGGACGCCAGCCACCTGGTCGGCCAGGTCCTTGGTGCCGTCTCCTACCTGCACAGCCTGGGCATCGTGCACCGAGACCTCAAG CCTGAAAACCTCCTCTACGCCACGCCCTTCGAGGACTCCAAGATCATGGTCTCTGACTTTGGCCTCTCCAAAATCCAGGCTGGCAACATGCTAGGCACCGCCTGTGGGACCCCGGGCTATGTGG CCCCGGAGCTCTTGGAGCAGAAACCCTACGGGAAGGCCGTAGATGTGTGGGCCCTGGGTGTCATCTCCTACATCCT GCTGTGTGGGTACCCCCCCTTCTACGATGAGAGCGACCCCGAACTCTTCAGCCAGATCCTGAGGGCCAGCTACGAGTTTGACTCTCCCTTTTGGGATGACATCTCAGAATCAG CCAAAGACTTCATCCGGCACCTTCTGGAGCGAGATCCCCAGAAAAGGTTCACCTGCCAGCAGGCCTTACAGCATCTTTG GATCTCCGGGGATACAGCGTTTGACAAGGACATCCTGGGCTCAGTCAGTGAGCAGATCCAGAAGAATTTTGCCCGGACCCACTGGAAG CGAGCGTTCAATGCCACCTCCTTCCTGCGCCACATCCGGAAGCTGGGGCAGAGCCCGGAGGGCGAGGACGCCTCGGGACGGAGGGTGATGAGCCACAGCCAGCCGGGCCTCCACACCGGCCAGCCCCCCAAGTGGTGA
- the PNCK gene encoding calcium/calmodulin-dependent protein kinase type 1B isoform X3: protein MELVTGGELFDRIMERGSYTEKDASHLVGQVLGAVSYLHSLGIVHRDLKPENLLYATPFEDSKIMVSDFGLSKIQAGNMLGTACGTPGYVAPELLEQKPYGKAVDVWALGVISYILLCGYPPFYDESDPELFSQILRASYEFDSPFWDDISESAKDFIRHLLERDPQKRFTCQQALQHLWISGDTAFDKDILGSVSEQIQKNFARTHWKRAFNATSFLRHIRKLGQSPEGEDASGRRVMSHSQPGLHTGQPPKW, encoded by the exons ATGGAGCT GGTGACGGGGGGCGAGCTGTTCGATCGCATCATGGAGCGCGGCTCCTACACGGAGAAGGACGCCAGCCACCTGGTCGGCCAGGTCCTTGGTGCCGTCTCCTACCTGCACAGCCTGGGCATCGTGCACCGAGACCTCAAG CCTGAAAACCTCCTCTACGCCACGCCCTTCGAGGACTCCAAGATCATGGTCTCTGACTTTGGCCTCTCCAAAATCCAGGCTGGCAACATGCTAGGCACCGCCTGTGGGACCCCGGGCTATGTGG CCCCGGAGCTCTTGGAGCAGAAACCCTACGGGAAGGCCGTAGATGTGTGGGCCCTGGGTGTCATCTCCTACATCCT GCTGTGTGGGTACCCCCCCTTCTACGATGAGAGCGACCCCGAACTCTTCAGCCAGATCCTGAGGGCCAGCTACGAGTTTGACTCTCCCTTTTGGGATGACATCTCAGAATCAG CCAAAGACTTCATCCGGCACCTTCTGGAGCGAGATCCCCAGAAAAGGTTCACCTGCCAGCAGGCCTTACAGCATCTTTG GATCTCCGGGGATACAGCGTTTGACAAGGACATCCTGGGCTCAGTCAGTGAGCAGATCCAGAAGAATTTTGCCCGGACCCACTGGAAG CGAGCGTTCAATGCCACCTCCTTCCTGCGCCACATCCGGAAGCTGGGGCAGAGCCCGGAGGGCGAGGACGCCTCGGGACGGAGGGTGATGAGCCACAGCCAGCCGGGCCTCCACACCGGCCAGCCCCCCAAGTGGTGA